GCCGCGCTGCCGGGCGAGGATTGGGGCTGTCTGCCCGGGGTCCTCCTCTTCTTGACCCCGCCCCTGCACCTGGCCGCCTCCCTGCAGCGCCTCTACCGCCGAGGCTGGCTGCGCAGCCTGGCCAAGGCAGCCCTGATCTCCGCCGTGTACGGCTGCATCGTCAGCGTGGCGTTGGTGGGTTTGCTGCTGTGGTCCCTGCCGAAGGCTGGCTGACCTGGGGCTGGCTCATCAGGGCCTGATTCTCCGCCTTCCATTGCATGACTCGGAAGATGCGGTTGCGGCCGCTGGGATGGTCGTAGAAGAGCGCTTCTTCAAGGGGCGTCGGGCTCATCTTCCGGTACTCGGCCAGGTGCAGGGCCGCCTGGGCGAAACCATCCGGCTGACGGCTGGCGTTGACGCCGTACATGTCGGCCTCGTGCTCCTGGGTGCGGATGTAGGTATTCATCACAGGCGTCAGGATGAAGAGGAAGAGGCCCGCCACCAGGGTCACCAGAGGCAGGACCGCTGGATCGTCGACGCCGCGAACGCCCCAGGCCTCTCCCCATCGCGCCAGCGCCCAGCCCAGGGACCAGCGCAGCAGTGCGAACAGAGCCACGATGACAATCAGCAGGAATTCGATCATTTTCGGGATGTGGTTCAGCACGTAGTGACCCATTTCGTGGCCCATCACCGCCTGGATCTCCTCGGGCGAACCCCGCCGAATCAGGTTGTCGTTCAGGGTGATGCGCGTGGTGCCGGCGAAGCCGCTCACGTTGGCGCTCATGCGGGTGGTCTGCTTGGAGGCGTCGATTTCGTAGATGTCCTTCACAGGAATCCCATTGGCCCGGACCAGGCTCAGGATCGGGGTGGTGATCTTGGGATCGCTCAGCTTCTTCGGTGAGTTGAAGATCGGCTGCAGGAACACCGGCCCAATGAGGATGCTGAACACCAGGATGGCCAGGGAGGCCACCGCGCCCCAGATCCACCAAGTTCTCTGGAGGCGGCGCACGATGGCGAAGAGCAGCGCCACGGCCAATCCGCCCAGAATCACATTGAGAAGCAGCCCCTTGCCCTCATCGCCCAGCCAGGCGCCGAAGGTCTGGGTGGCCAGCCCATAGTGATGCTCCCGCAGGAACCCCTCGTACAGGTTCAGGGGAAAGCTCAGCGCGTAGGTCAACAGGACATACTGGCCCCAGTAGATCAGGGTCTGCAGGAACCGGAAGCGGGTGATCCGCTCGGCCAATTGGCGCATCCGCGATGACCAGCGGCGGTTCAACAGCAGAAGCGAGATCGCCACGCCCAACAGGAAGTTCCACAGGATGAGCCAGTAGCCACCCTCGAAATAGGCATTGGATCGGGCCAGGGCCGAGGGTGGGATCTGCGCCAGGTAGGCGTTGGTGGCCGCCTCGGCACTGAAGCCTGGGCCCGCTTGGGCCTCCTTGGGCACTGTCAGCACTGCTGGCATTTGGGCTGGCATCTGGTTGGGTGGCAGGGCCGGTTCCGCCCCGCCCAGGACTCCTGCAAGCCCCAGCGACAGACAGACGCCAAGGGCGCGAAGGTGCTTCTTCATGGCGAGGCCTCGATGGTGTGCGCCGGAAGCGGCGATGGGATAGATGGATGGCTTACGCCAGGCCCGAGGCCGGGTTTAACAACTTGGGCTCCGCGAGCGCCCTGCCGCGGCCACCAGGTCTTCGGATGGAAAACCCTGTTGATTCTTCATCGATGGAATTTTGTTCAGGTATATAATTAGACACGGAGCGCACCCCATGGGAACCAACCTGAACAGGATCGTGGTGGCTGGCGGCACGGGCCTGGTTGGGCGGAAGCTGGTCCGAGCGCTGTTGGATCACGGGTTCCGCGTGCAAGTGCTCACCCGGAATCCCCAAACCCTGCATGTGCCGGCCGGGGCTTCTGCCTGCGGTTGGGAGGAGCTGCCGGGTCTGCTGGAAGGCGCCGGAGCGGTGATCAACCTGGCGGGGGAAGGCATCGCCGAGGGCCGCTGGACGGCCGCCCGCAAGACCGCCATCCGCAGGAGCCGACTGGAAGCCACTGCGCGGCTGGTTTCGGCCATGCAGGCCTGCACCCAACCACCCAAGGCCCTGGTGAACGCCTCGGCCATCGGCTACTACATCCCCCGCGCTGAAGCGCCCGTGGAGGAAGGCTCCGCCCCTGGCGCTGGTTTCCTGGCCGAGGTCTGCCAGGCCTGGGAACAGGAGGCCCAGAAGGCCACTGCCCTCGGAGTCCGCGTGGCCCTCATTCGCATTGGCGTGGTGCTGGCCCGCGAAGGCGGGGCTTTGCCTAAGATGGCCCTGCCCGTCCGCTGGTTCCAGGGCTGCAAGCTGGGCACGGGAAAGCAGGGCCTCAGCTGGATCCACCTCGACGACCTGGTGGCCATGCTGCTGGAGGCCGCCCGGAATTCAGCCTGGGAAGGCCCCTTCAATGGCACCGCCCCCCAGCCCCTCGACAACGAGACCTTCACCCGGCTGCTCGCCCGAGAGCTGCATCGGCCTCTGCTGCCCGTGCCGGGGTTTCTCACCACCTTCGCCACCAAATTGCTGCTCGGGGAAATGGCTGAGGCGCTGCTGCTCCAAGGGGCCATGGTAAGGCCCGCCCGCGCCCAGGCCCTGGGCTTCCAGTTCCGCTTTCCCACGGCCGAGGCGGCCCTGAAGGA
This sequence is a window from Geothrix sp. PMB-07. Protein-coding genes within it:
- a CDS encoding M48 family metallopeptidase encodes the protein MKKHLRALGVCLSLGLAGVLGGAEPALPPNQMPAQMPAVLTVPKEAQAGPGFSAEAATNAYLAQIPPSALARSNAYFEGGYWLILWNFLLGVAISLLLLNRRWSSRMRQLAERITRFRFLQTLIYWGQYVLLTYALSFPLNLYEGFLREHHYGLATQTFGAWLGDEGKGLLLNVILGGLAVALLFAIVRRLQRTWWIWGAVASLAILVFSILIGPVFLQPIFNSPKKLSDPKITTPILSLVRANGIPVKDIYEIDASKQTTRMSANVSGFAGTTRITLNDNLIRRGSPEEIQAVMGHEMGHYVLNHIPKMIEFLLIVIVALFALLRWSLGWALARWGEAWGVRGVDDPAVLPLVTLVAGLFLFILTPVMNTYIRTQEHEADMYGVNASRQPDGFAQAALHLAEYRKMSPTPLEEALFYDHPSGRNRIFRVMQWKAENQALMSQPQVSQPSAGTTAANPPTPR
- a CDS encoding TIGR01777 family oxidoreductase — translated: MGTNLNRIVVAGGTGLVGRKLVRALLDHGFRVQVLTRNPQTLHVPAGASACGWEELPGLLEGAGAVINLAGEGIAEGRWTAARKTAIRRSRLEATARLVSAMQACTQPPKALVNASAIGYYIPRAEAPVEEGSAPGAGFLAEVCQAWEQEAQKATALGVRVALIRIGVVLAREGGALPKMALPVRWFQGCKLGTGKQGLSWIHLDDLVAMLLEAARNSAWEGPFNGTAPQPLDNETFTRLLARELHRPLLPVPGFLTTFATKLLLGEMAEALLLQGAMVRPARAQALGFQFRFPTAEAALKDLL